Proteins encoded together in one Terriglobus saanensis SP1PR4 window:
- the bshC gene encoding bacillithiol biosynthesis cysteine-adding enzyme BshC, with protein MTAECYPITVLPNLSRIFREYVELRSAPADAPVRKYYAGTPFDGRWKLGVDRKLSADRVRVANLLKAQNVGFGAGEAALENIERLREGARTIVTGQQVGILGGPLLTLMKAATAVRKAQVATEAGVPHVPVFWMATEDHDLDEVNQITLLSKTSVETLRAEIAGHRLEPVGGISVGDEFEAVLAQVEELLGFAPVCELLRECYAPGETLGSAFGKLLAALFREQGLIVIDASAREFHALGADVLRAAIVDADVLQSALLQRSEDLAREGYHSQVLIVAGASLLFLVSEDGQRLPLRRVDGQWKAGLQTYSNEQLLQILEEMPERLSPNALLRPVFQDVLLPTSAYIGGPAEIAYFAQCEVLYQHILGVMTPVLPRLSATLVEPAIRTVMLQHELALPDAMQTVEELAQKLGARAMPIEGKQKIAAAGNALNEELTSLVGWMEQVDESLGRSAEVSASKMRYQMNRLRRMAATFQLQKEASLRKHANAVVNSLYPHQHPQERLLGGVWFVARYGEGLAQLLVDNAEQECPGHRVIDL; from the coding sequence ATGACCGCCGAGTGCTACCCGATCACTGTGTTACCCAATCTGTCGCGTATCTTTCGCGAGTACGTCGAGTTGCGCTCCGCTCCTGCGGATGCCCCGGTGCGAAAGTACTATGCCGGTACGCCCTTTGATGGCCGATGGAAGCTGGGCGTAGACCGCAAGCTGTCTGCGGATCGCGTGCGCGTTGCAAACCTGCTGAAGGCGCAGAATGTCGGTTTTGGTGCAGGTGAGGCCGCGCTGGAGAATATCGAACGGCTTCGTGAAGGCGCTCGGACCATCGTGACAGGGCAGCAGGTGGGGATTCTGGGTGGACCTCTGCTGACGTTGATGAAGGCTGCGACGGCGGTGCGCAAGGCGCAGGTCGCAACCGAAGCGGGTGTACCGCATGTCCCGGTGTTCTGGATGGCGACCGAAGACCACGATCTGGATGAAGTGAATCAGATCACGCTGCTATCGAAGACCAGCGTTGAGACGCTCCGAGCGGAGATCGCCGGACACAGGCTGGAGCCTGTGGGTGGAATCTCAGTCGGGGATGAGTTTGAAGCGGTGCTGGCACAGGTGGAAGAGCTGCTGGGATTCGCTCCTGTGTGCGAGCTGCTGCGCGAGTGTTATGCCCCCGGAGAGACTTTGGGCAGTGCGTTTGGCAAGCTGCTGGCGGCCTTGTTCCGTGAGCAGGGTTTGATTGTGATCGACGCCAGCGCACGTGAGTTTCATGCGTTAGGCGCGGACGTTTTGCGCGCGGCGATTGTGGATGCAGATGTTCTGCAGAGTGCGTTGTTGCAGCGCAGCGAAGATCTGGCACGCGAAGGGTATCACTCGCAGGTACTGATCGTCGCAGGTGCGAGCCTGTTGTTCCTGGTCTCCGAAGATGGGCAGCGTTTGCCCTTACGTCGTGTGGATGGTCAGTGGAAGGCTGGGCTGCAGACGTATTCCAACGAGCAGTTGCTGCAGATTCTGGAAGAAATGCCAGAGCGGCTGAGCCCGAATGCGCTCCTGCGACCGGTGTTTCAGGATGTGCTTCTGCCGACCTCGGCCTATATCGGCGGGCCTGCGGAGATCGCTTATTTCGCGCAGTGCGAAGTCTTGTATCAACACATTCTGGGCGTGATGACGCCTGTACTTCCGCGGCTCTCCGCCACGCTGGTAGAACCTGCGATTCGCACCGTGATGCTGCAGCACGAACTGGCCCTGCCCGATGCCATGCAGACCGTGGAAGAGCTGGCGCAGAAACTGGGCGCACGGGCGATGCCGATTGAAGGCAAGCAGAAGATCGCTGCCGCAGGGAACGCTCTGAACGAAGAGCTGACGTCGCTGGTGGGTTGGATGGAGCAGGTGGACGAGAGTCTGGGGCGATCCGCTGAGGTGTCTGCTTCCAAGATGCGTTACCAGATGAATCGCCTGCGGCGCATGGCGGCAACCTTCCAGTTGCAAAAGGAAGCGAGTCTCCGCAAGCATGCCAACGCGGTCGTGAATTCGCTCTATCCACATCAGCATCCGCAGGAGCGTCTGCTGGGTGGGGTGTGGTTTGTCGCCCGCTACGGCGAGGGGCTGGCGCAGCTGCTGGTGGACAACGCCGAACAGGAGTGCCCCGGTCACCGGGTCATTGACCTCTAG
- a CDS encoding NUDIX hydrolase — protein MAKSSSSGKISRTKPKTASSRSSQKAKLLSSKVAYKGSFFSVYTDHVLEPGGVKGYRDIIRHNGSVVVLAIDDSKDPNDPLVVIERQYRHAAGQFLLELPAGKIDKGETPLAAAKREMIEETGYRAKKWKKLVRYYPSPGFVGEWMEIYLATGLSLGVAEPEEDERIEIRLVPLSEVLKMILEGKIHDGKTIVGTLLYSARKSSVSA, from the coding sequence ATGGCAAAGTCTTCATCTTCTGGAAAAATCTCTCGCACGAAACCCAAAACAGCCTCCAGCCGTAGCTCGCAAAAGGCGAAGCTGCTCTCCTCAAAGGTCGCTTATAAGGGGAGCTTCTTCTCGGTCTACACCGATCACGTTCTTGAACCCGGCGGCGTCAAAGGCTACCGCGACATCATCCGCCACAACGGCTCGGTCGTTGTCCTTGCGATTGACGACAGCAAAGATCCCAACGATCCACTCGTGGTGATCGAGCGCCAGTATCGCCACGCCGCCGGACAGTTTCTTCTCGAACTCCCCGCAGGCAAGATCGACAAAGGCGAAACGCCCCTTGCCGCCGCAAAGCGGGAGATGATTGAAGAAACCGGCTATCGCGCCAAAAAGTGGAAGAAGCTCGTCCGCTACTATCCAAGCCCCGGCTTTGTCGGCGAATGGATGGAAATTTATCTGGCTACAGGTCTTAGCCTTGGTGTCGCGGAGCCGGAAGAAGACGAGCGCATCGAAATTCGCCTCGTCCCTCTTTCGGAAGTCCTCAAAATGATTCTTGAGGGAAAAATTCACGATGGAAAGACGATCGTCGGCACGCTTCTCTATAGTGCGCGGAAAAGCTCCGTGTCTGCCTGA
- a CDS encoding cold shock domain-containing protein, translating into MGQYKGSVKWFNNAKGFGFLGRENGPDVFVHYSSIQLDGYKSLKEGDEVEFDVIQGEKGPQADQVTRIKEA; encoded by the coding sequence ATGGGGCAATACAAAGGCAGCGTTAAGTGGTTTAACAATGCAAAAGGATTTGGTTTTCTCGGTCGGGAAAATGGACCCGATGTTTTTGTTCACTACAGCTCAATTCAGCTGGACGGATATAAGAGCCTGAAGGAAGGCGACGAAGTGGAATTCGACGTCATCCAGGGCGAAAAGGGCCCACAGGCGGACCAGGTCACACGGATCAAAGAGGCATAG